The following coding sequences are from one Treponema parvum window:
- a CDS encoding PASTA domain-containing protein: protein MDDENKTSDSDGSKKNSLFGKNKFKITKINAADILFKLKNFFFNKLRINAADTLSLFQKNSKAMIFTFVSAFILMIFTAGIVFFAVVQGQEKVMVPDVTGQTLADALIEMQEKELYPKIRLRYSERPGDAGKILEQNPGAGMIVKAGRRISLVVSKGVVIDHIEDYKGLILDDVRIQLQTLFAGSANPLIVLADPVYKADVSSPGVILEQNPAPGTVITEPVTLNLIVSRGPEFENTRVPNIIGKNVKEMLDLIQTSKIVFDFTSHTAQANEIPGTIVQQQTFDKEFIPNYSRVSAEFAFPAANSDEFVFGILSETLTNYPYPVPVRIEVQSPEAEPYTLISFSHPGGNFTVPYELAKGSVLVLYVVEKERSRTTVK from the coding sequence ATGGATGATGAAAACAAAACTTCCGATTCCGACGGATCGAAAAAAAATTCACTTTTCGGAAAAAACAAATTCAAAATCACAAAGATAAACGCAGCGGATATTCTTTTTAAACTTAAAAATTTCTTTTTTAACAAACTGCGGATAAATGCGGCGGACACTCTGTCTCTATTCCAAAAAAATTCAAAAGCGATGATTTTTACTTTTGTTTCAGCTTTTATTCTAATGATTTTTACCGCTGGCATAGTTTTCTTTGCGGTCGTGCAGGGGCAGGAAAAGGTTATGGTTCCCGACGTAACGGGACAAACCCTGGCCGACGCTCTCATCGAAATGCAGGAAAAGGAGCTTTATCCCAAAATAAGACTGCGCTATTCGGAAAGACCCGGCGACGCAGGCAAAATTCTTGAACAAAATCCGGGCGCCGGCATGATCGTAAAGGCAGGCCGCAGGATTTCGCTTGTGGTAAGCAAGGGAGTTGTCATAGACCATATCGAAGATTACAAGGGACTCATACTTGATGACGTTCGCATACAGTTGCAGACATTGTTTGCGGGGTCCGCCAATCCGCTTATCGTTCTTGCCGACCCGGTTTACAAGGCCGATGTTTCTTCCCCCGGCGTCATCCTTGAACAAAATCCGGCGCCGGGTACGGTCATAACGGAACCGGTAACCTTAAATCTCATCGTGAGCCGAGGGCCGGAATTTGAAAATACTCGGGTACCTAATATAATCGGTAAAAATGTAAAAGAAATGCTCGATCTCATACAAACGAGCAAAATCGTTTTTGATTTTACGTCACATACCGCCCAAGCAAATGAAATACCCGGTACAATAGTTCAACAGCAAACCTTCGACAAAGAATTCATTCCGAATTATTCAAGGGTTTCGGCTGAATTTGCTTTTCCCGCAGCGAACAGCGATGAATTTGTCTTTGGAATTTTAAGCGAAACTCTTACAAATTATCCGTACCCCGTGCCGGTGAGGATTGAAGTACAATCGCCCGAAGCGGAACCTTATACATTGATCTCTTTCAGCCATCCGGGCGGGAATTTTACGGTGCCGTACGAGCTGGCAAAAGGATCCGTCCTTGTGCTCTATGTTGTGGAAAAAGAGCGAAGCAGAACTACCGTAAAATAA